From the genome of Pelobacter propionicus DSM 2379, one region includes:
- a CDS encoding heavy metal translocating P-type ATPase: MSAIPVTRDPGKDPAAQSVTAAIAERCELPLVGMHCASCAGRIEKVLGSAPGVFSSNVNFATSRATVQYDPQATNIESLSQVVRDLGYDVIVPKPGGEHAATEDMQEEEGQVRRAEYGRQKVRFIVALILTVPIAVLAMAGHLVPALEDLLNFPGRAWMELALTTPVLFWAGREFFSGAWSAARHRVADMNTLVSLGTLSAYLFSVVATVAPQWLSVSAGNGQHPVHGMTSPAGVYYEVAAIIVTLILMGRLLEARARNKTGGAIRALMGLQPKMARVERNGIEKDIPIAEVRVGDLVLVRPGEKVPVDGQVVEGASAVDESMLTGEPLAVKKQPGDTVIGATLNKTGSFKIRATRIGKDTVLQQIVRMVQEAQGSKAPIQRLADIIAGYFVPIVICIAIATFVIWFDFAPPETRITMAMFTFISVLIIACPCALGLATPTAIMVGTGRGAQSGILIKGGEALETAHKITTVVLDKTGTITRGVPTVTDILAYDTDEHSLLRLAASAESGSEHPLGESIVRSAEERGLTRIPATGFNAVPGYGIEALVDGQRILIGTALLMAERGLEVDQIAAHRLADEGKTPVFMAIDGTFSGIIAVSDPVKEGSHRAIERLHALSLEVIMLTGDNQRTAEAIARQVAVDRVLAEVLPEGKNEEIKKLQVQGRIVAMVGDGINDAPALAQADVGIAMGNGTDVAMEAADITLVRGDLNGVVSSIALSRATITNIKQNLFFAFIYNILGIPLAAGALYPLTGWLLSPIIASLAMALSSVSVVSNALRLRGFRVERS, translated from the coding sequence ATGTCAGCTATACCTGTAACACGAGATCCGGGGAAAGATCCTGCTGCTCAAAGCGTCACAGCCGCAATAGCGGAACGCTGCGAACTCCCGTTGGTGGGCATGCACTGCGCTTCGTGCGCTGGTCGCATCGAAAAAGTGCTTGGCAGTGCTCCCGGTGTCTTCTCCTCCAACGTCAATTTCGCAACCAGTCGCGCCACGGTTCAGTATGACCCACAGGCAACGAACATTGAGTCGCTCAGCCAGGTAGTACGAGACTTGGGGTATGATGTAATTGTTCCCAAGCCCGGGGGAGAGCATGCCGCTACAGAAGACATGCAGGAGGAAGAGGGCCAGGTTCGCCGGGCCGAATACGGCCGGCAGAAGGTACGGTTCATCGTGGCGCTGATACTCACGGTACCGATTGCCGTGCTTGCCATGGCAGGACATCTGGTACCGGCACTTGAGGATTTACTGAATTTCCCTGGCCGGGCATGGATGGAACTTGCACTCACCACACCGGTGCTGTTCTGGGCCGGGCGCGAGTTTTTCAGCGGAGCCTGGAGTGCTGCCCGGCACCGAGTGGCTGACATGAACACCCTGGTTTCTCTGGGTACCCTGTCGGCTTACCTGTTCAGCGTTGTTGCCACGGTTGCACCCCAGTGGCTGAGTGTCTCTGCCGGCAATGGCCAACACCCGGTGCACGGCATGACGTCACCGGCGGGTGTCTACTACGAAGTGGCGGCGATTATTGTTACGCTGATCCTGATGGGACGACTCCTGGAAGCTCGCGCCCGCAACAAGACCGGCGGCGCCATCCGAGCCCTTATGGGTCTGCAACCGAAAATGGCCCGTGTGGAACGCAACGGCATCGAGAAGGATATCCCGATTGCCGAGGTACGGGTGGGGGATCTCGTGCTGGTGCGACCCGGCGAGAAGGTTCCGGTCGATGGCCAGGTTGTCGAGGGAGCGTCAGCGGTGGATGAGAGCATGCTGACCGGCGAACCGCTGGCGGTGAAGAAACAACCAGGTGATACCGTAATCGGCGCCACGCTCAACAAGACCGGTTCGTTCAAAATACGCGCCACCAGAATCGGCAAAGACACGGTGCTGCAGCAGATCGTGCGAATGGTCCAGGAAGCCCAGGGGAGCAAGGCTCCGATCCAGCGTTTGGCCGACATCATTGCCGGCTACTTCGTGCCGATCGTGATCTGTATCGCCATTGCGACCTTTGTGATCTGGTTCGACTTTGCGCCGCCGGAAACCAGGATCACCATGGCAATGTTCACCTTCATCTCTGTGCTGATAATAGCCTGCCCGTGTGCCCTGGGACTTGCCACTCCGACAGCCATCATGGTCGGCACCGGTCGTGGCGCCCAGAGTGGCATCCTGATCAAAGGCGGAGAGGCCTTGGAAACTGCGCATAAAATCACGACTGTCGTGCTTGACAAGACCGGTACCATTACCCGTGGAGTACCGACAGTGACGGACATCCTGGCCTATGACACGGATGAACACAGCCTGCTCCGTCTGGCGGCCTCCGCGGAATCCGGTAGCGAACATCCACTCGGTGAGTCGATCGTGCGTTCGGCCGAAGAGCGGGGCTTGACCCGAATTCCGGCCACAGGGTTCAATGCCGTCCCGGGTTATGGTATTGAAGCGCTGGTGGACGGGCAGCGGATACTGATCGGCACCGCTCTCCTGATGGCCGAACGCGGCCTTGAGGTAGACCAAATAGCTGCCCACCGCTTGGCCGACGAGGGTAAAACACCGGTCTTCATGGCCATTGATGGCACATTCTCTGGAATTATTGCTGTATCCGACCCTGTCAAGGAAGGATCACACAGGGCAATTGAGCGCCTGCATGCACTGAGCCTGGAAGTAATCATGCTGACCGGTGACAATCAGCGCACAGCAGAAGCCATCGCCCGTCAGGTCGCTGTTGACCGGGTTCTTGCCGAAGTACTGCCGGAAGGAAAGAACGAAGAAATCAAGAAGCTCCAGGTGCAGGGCAGAATCGTGGCCATGGTTGGAGACGGCATCAATGATGCTCCGGCCCTGGCCCAGGCCGATGTCGGCATAGCCATGGGTAATGGTACCGACGTAGCCATGGAGGCAGCCGACATCACGCTGGTACGTGGCGACCTGAACGGGGTGGTCTCCAGCATTGCCCTCTCCAGGGCGACTATCACCAACATCAAACAGAACCTGTTCTTTGCGTTCATCTACAATATTCTGGGGATTCCTCTTGCTGCAGGGGCGCTCTACCCTTTGACTGGCTGGTTGCTGAGCCCGATTATTGCATCACTTGCCATGGCGCTTTCATCGGTCAGTGTTGTCAGTAATGCCCTGCGCCTGCGCGGCTTCAGAGTTGAAAGGAGTTGA
- a CDS encoding heavy metal-binding domain-containing protein, giving the protein MDSMQIIVTISGVALIGLTLWFFFGKRSEPSLKDADELYSCPMHPWITSNDPTTDCSICGMKLVRNINEHK; this is encoded by the coding sequence ATGGACAGCATGCAAATCATTGTGACAATCAGTGGAGTTGCACTGATAGGACTGACGCTCTGGTTTTTCTTCGGCAAACGATCAGAGCCCAGTCTAAAAGATGCGGATGAACTCTATTCCTGTCCGATGCACCCCTGGATTACCAGCAATGACCCTACAACAGACTGTTCGATATGCGGCATGAAACTGGTGCGGAACATAAATGAACACAAGTGA
- a CDS encoding HD-GYP domain-containing protein: MSNYSDTQKKVIILAALVGIIALLHYATPTEPHYFHKIHIILRKLYFLPPVIAAAWFGFRGAIITTTTVSVLFLLHAFLDWPGNYMEQANQLGELAGFWLAGLISGRLFDRQRSLLMDLATANEETLIGLVSALDLREHNTRMHSQRVRDYTELIADRLGVDEKMKREIGFGALLHDVGKIAVPDQILLKPGKLTDEEWIEMRKHPEAGYRIVKRIGFLKDAAEIVHAHHERYDGKGYPRGLKGNEIPWGARMFMVADAYDALTSKRPYKSPLPYEEAVIEILNQKGKQFDPEVVAIFLIIAPDELRLIAERYQDGDLPS, encoded by the coding sequence ATGAGCAATTACAGCGATACTCAAAAAAAGGTCATCATTCTGGCGGCATTGGTGGGGATAATCGCTCTACTGCACTATGCGACGCCGACTGAACCGCACTACTTCCACAAGATCCACATTATACTGCGCAAGCTTTACTTTCTTCCGCCGGTCATTGCAGCTGCCTGGTTCGGTTTCAGGGGCGCAATCATTACGACGACCACCGTCAGCGTGCTTTTCTTGTTGCATGCATTTCTGGATTGGCCGGGCAACTACATGGAACAGGCAAACCAACTGGGTGAATTGGCAGGTTTCTGGCTTGCGGGACTGATATCCGGCCGGCTGTTCGACCGGCAGAGGTCACTGCTTATGGATCTTGCCACGGCTAACGAAGAAACCCTCATCGGCCTGGTCTCAGCCTTGGACCTGCGGGAACATAACACCCGGATGCACTCCCAGCGGGTGAGAGATTATACCGAGTTGATCGCTGACCGGCTTGGGGTAGATGAAAAGATGAAACGGGAAATTGGTTTTGGCGCCTTGCTGCACGACGTGGGAAAGATAGCCGTGCCGGACCAGATTCTACTTAAACCGGGCAAACTGACTGATGAGGAATGGATTGAAATGCGCAAGCATCCTGAGGCCGGATACCGGATTGTGAAACGCATTGGATTCCTGAAGGATGCTGCAGAGATCGTCCACGCCCATCATGAACGTTACGATGGCAAGGGGTACCCTCGCGGATTAAAGGGAAATGAAATTCCATGGGGCGCCAGAATGTTTATGGTGGCTGATGCCTATGACGCACTGACGTCCAAGCGCCCCTATAAATCACCCTTGCCATACGAAGAGGCGGTAATAGAAATCCTGAACCAGAAAGGCAAGCAGTTTGATCCAGAGGTGGTAGCAATTTTTTTGATTATAGCGCCTGATGAGCTAAGGTTGATTGCTGAACGTTATCAGGATGGGGACTTGCCTTCCTGA
- a CDS encoding heavy-metal-associated domain-containing protein, whose product MSLTKEIDRGIVVNAKRISTILLIIATITVLAVLALRVRIAATADSVAVLKTTGMTCGSCSSKITKALESLKGVAGTEVDVEGGWVVVGYDTQSVKPEVLVEKVTGTGFSSNVHVVLTPEKFKQITGRTIGQKVVPSRGCCGGKNGGCGGNKPS is encoded by the coding sequence GTGAGTTTGACCAAGGAAATTGATCGAGGGATTGTCGTGAACGCAAAAAGAATATCCACCATACTTCTCATCATTGCAACAATTACTGTTTTGGCGGTTCTCGCATTACGTGTCAGGATCGCCGCCACAGCCGATTCCGTGGCCGTTCTTAAAACGACCGGCATGACCTGCGGTAGCTGCTCAAGCAAAATCACAAAAGCGCTTGAGTCATTGAAAGGGGTTGCGGGTACCGAGGTGGATGTTGAGGGCGGCTGGGTAGTCGTGGGGTATGACACACAGAGTGTCAAGCCGGAGGTTCTAGTCGAGAAGGTTACCGGAACCGGCTTCAGCAGTAATGTTCATGTGGTGCTGACACCAGAGAAGTTCAAACAGATAACCGGCAGAACTATCGGCCAGAAAGTCGTGCCATCAAGGGGGTGTTGTGGGGGCAAAAATGGTGGCTGCGGCGGAAATAAACCAAGCTGA
- a CDS encoding DUF2318 domain-containing protein: protein MATNRRKQVMWASIVMVALLVGAASVFAFSLGKYEKVKATGGVVSIPLPKVADGKAHYYRFEDGGKEIDFVVIKASDGRYRTAFDACDSCFAAKKGYEQKGDVLVCKNCNQKFAINRIGPHAVGGCNPSYLPSQTNASNIIITTSDLKAGARYF from the coding sequence ATGGCTACAAATCGCAGGAAACAGGTTATGTGGGCAAGTATAGTTATGGTGGCGCTGTTGGTTGGTGCAGCGAGTGTTTTTGCCTTCTCGCTGGGTAAATACGAAAAGGTCAAGGCAACTGGGGGCGTGGTATCCATCCCGCTGCCCAAGGTAGCCGACGGCAAAGCACACTACTACCGTTTTGAGGACGGCGGCAAGGAGATTGACTTTGTAGTCATCAAGGCATCGGACGGCCGCTACAGGACGGCTTTCGATGCCTGCGACTCCTGCTTCGCGGCCAAAAAGGGGTATGAGCAGAAGGGCGATGTGCTGGTCTGCAAGAACTGTAACCAGAAATTCGCGATCAACCGCATCGGACCGCACGCTGTCGGAGGTTGCAATCCTTCCTACCTCCCCAGCCAGACAAACGCAAGCAACATAATTATCACCACGTCTGACCTGAAAGCCGGAGCACGTTACTTCTAA
- a CDS encoding ABC transporter permease → MKLHTISINNLKRRKAKMAFLTIGLMVGIATIVTLVTLTRSMSSDIERKMDEFGANILVTPQSNGLAMNYGGISLGGVTFDQREILEEDLAKIKTIRNSKNVSAIAPKVLGGIKVGTHNVLLVGVNFDSELKMKQWWNIFGDTPKGDNELLLGSDASKVLNASSGDNITIKNEIFKVAGVLDQTGSQDDSLVFASLKKAQKLLGKEGKITLAEVAALCSGCPIGDMVTQIAEKLPDARVSAIQQVVEGRLKALDQFKRFSYAMAGVVVFIGSLIVFVTMMGSVNERTTEIGVFRAIGFRKSHIMRIILLEAALVSLLAGFLGYAVGMGGAKLALPFMAESKNAHLVWDSTVAFGSIGLALTLGLLASLYPALHASKMDPTEALRAL, encoded by the coding sequence ATGAAACTGCATACCATATCGATCAATAACCTGAAACGCCGCAAGGCCAAGATGGCCTTCCTGACTATCGGCCTGATGGTCGGCATCGCCACCATAGTGACCCTAGTGACCCTGACTCGCTCCATGTCCAGCGACATCGAGCGCAAGATGGACGAGTTCGGTGCAAATATACTTGTAACTCCCCAAAGCAACGGACTGGCCATGAATTACGGTGGTATCAGCCTGGGGGGCGTGACCTTTGATCAGCGCGAGATTTTGGAAGAGGATCTGGCAAAAATCAAGACCATCAGGAATAGCAAGAATGTTTCGGCTATTGCGCCAAAGGTGCTGGGAGGCATCAAGGTTGGGACGCACAACGTACTGCTGGTTGGTGTCAACTTTGACAGTGAGCTGAAGATGAAGCAGTGGTGGAATATCTTTGGAGACACACCCAAAGGTGACAACGAGCTATTGCTGGGCAGCGATGCGTCCAAGGTACTCAACGCAAGTTCCGGTGACAACATTACGATAAAGAACGAGATCTTCAAGGTGGCCGGAGTGCTTGACCAGACCGGATCCCAGGATGATTCTCTGGTTTTTGCATCGCTGAAGAAAGCCCAGAAGCTGCTCGGCAAAGAAGGGAAGATCACCCTGGCCGAGGTGGCGGCGCTCTGCTCCGGCTGCCCCATTGGCGACATGGTCACCCAGATCGCCGAGAAACTCCCCGATGCCAGGGTGTCGGCCATCCAGCAGGTAGTCGAGGGAAGACTGAAGGCCCTGGATCAGTTCAAACGCTTTTCCTATGCCATGGCCGGCGTGGTGGTCTTCATCGGTTCACTGATCGTCTTTGTCACCATGATGGGCAGCGTCAACGAGCGGACCACCGAAATCGGGGTCTTTCGGGCAATCGGCTTCAGGAAGAGCCACATCATGCGGATCATACTCCTGGAAGCGGCTCTGGTCAGCTTGCTGGCCGGGTTTCTGGGGTATGCCGTCGGCATGGGAGGAGCCAAGCTGGCCCTGCCGTTCATGGCGGAGAGCAAAAATGCCCATCTGGTCTGGGATTCGACCGTGGCCTTTGGTTCAATCGGCCTGGCGTTGACACTTGGTCTTCTGGCCAGTCTCTATCCGGCGCTGCATGCCAGCAAGATGGACCCGACCGAAGCTCTGCGGGCACTATAA
- a CDS encoding ABC transporter ATP-binding protein — MALIEISNLKKQYTSGDDVVEALRGVSICIESGEFITIMGQSGSGKSTLLSVLGGMNHPTTGEVEMAGVKLYRLPGEKLADFRAQNLGFVFQSFHLIPYLTAMENVMLPLAIVKMSSAAQESAARQALVRVGLGNKLDRLPNQLSGGEQERVAIARAIVNNPHILLADEPTGNLDSTTSEEVMALFLELNDAGQTVVMVTHNPDNGLYADRTITLKDGMVV, encoded by the coding sequence ATGGCACTCATCGAAATCAGTAATCTGAAGAAACAGTACACCAGCGGCGACGATGTCGTCGAAGCGCTGCGCGGTGTGAGTATATGCATTGAGAGCGGAGAATTCATCACCATCATGGGGCAGTCAGGTTCCGGCAAGAGCACCCTGCTGTCCGTTCTTGGCGGGATGAATCATCCCACTACGGGCGAAGTCGAGATGGCCGGTGTAAAACTGTATCGGCTTCCCGGTGAAAAGCTGGCCGACTTCCGTGCACAGAATCTGGGTTTTGTCTTCCAGTCCTTCCATCTGATCCCCTATCTGACCGCCATGGAGAACGTCATGCTGCCGCTGGCCATAGTCAAAATGAGCTCGGCAGCACAAGAGAGCGCTGCCCGTCAGGCACTCGTACGGGTCGGCCTCGGCAACAAACTCGACCGTCTCCCCAATCAGCTCTCCGGTGGAGAACAGGAGCGGGTCGCCATTGCCCGGGCGATTGTCAACAACCCACACATTCTCCTGGCTGATGAGCCGACCGGCAACCTGGACTCCACAACTAGCGAGGAGGTCATGGCGCTCTTCCTCGAACTGAACGACGCGGGCCAAACCGTTGTCATGGTAACGCACAATCCGGATAACGGCCTCTATGCCGACCGGACCATAACCCTGAAAGACGGTATGGTCGTTTGA
- a CDS encoding M23 family metallopeptidase: protein MKAILILTVMLLSLPLVALADSDLPVENGVVTSGVGWRVDPFGSGKRFFHRGTDIAVPVGTPVRATRKGRIVFAGIRHGYGSAVIIEHANGDSTLYGHNSLLRVNSGETVESGTVIAFSGNSGRSTGPHVHYEKIPGNRPLIEEPEIVEVTAHKPDNNDQRKIMEQKLDDTVSSLIRKIKGNSGPPETIGQGG, encoded by the coding sequence TTGAAAGCAATACTGATTCTGACAGTGATGCTGTTGTCTCTGCCGCTCGTTGCGCTTGCGGATAGTGACCTGCCGGTAGAGAACGGTGTCGTGACGTCTGGAGTTGGATGGAGGGTCGATCCGTTTGGAAGCGGCAAACGTTTCTTCCACCGCGGCACTGATATCGCAGTTCCGGTCGGCACCCCGGTACGGGCCACCCGCAAAGGGCGTATAGTATTTGCAGGAATCCGTCACGGGTATGGATCCGCTGTCATCATCGAACATGCCAATGGAGACAGCACTCTCTATGGGCATAATTCACTCCTGCGAGTTAATTCCGGCGAGACGGTCGAATCCGGTACGGTCATAGCTTTTTCAGGGAACAGCGGTAGATCGACCGGTCCCCATGTGCATTACGAAAAAATACCAGGGAACCGACCACTCATCGAGGAACCCGAAATTGTTGAAGTAACCGCGCATAAGCCTGATAACAACGATCAAAGGAAAATAATGGAGCAGAAACTGGATGACACAGTGAGTTCCCTTATCCGGAAAATAAAAGGGAACTCCGGGCCTCCTGAAACCATCGGACAGGGCGGATAG
- a CDS encoding two-component system sensor histidine kinase NtrB, translating to MGKSTLLRTLLLAAFITGISLLHYFTPLHLPYLHDIFQRLYYLPIILAALWFGLRGGLLCSIVVSVAYAPHILFQWGGQMTMEMEKYLEILLYNIVGGVTGLLSQWERERTVELQKTARGLEESYQKLRHQSERIIAIEEQLRRSEKLSTLGEMAAVLAHEIRNPLGSIRGTAEILKDDYKPENPKYEFIEIQIRETERLNRVVEDFLHMARPQPTDMQSCQVLDELEMISTLLLSGARERQITLELKSPPFPVTIQADGDKLRQAFLNIIINALQATPIGGRVLISTTVHASTTCEIQFHDTGPGMDAATMERMFEPFFTTKPGGTGLGLVITKKIIETHGGTLMVESEVGKGTTVIVKLPMQTAANGGMP from the coding sequence ATGGGAAAATCAACTCTTCTGCGCACGCTATTACTGGCGGCGTTCATCACCGGCATCAGCTTGCTTCACTATTTCACACCGCTTCACCTTCCCTATCTGCATGACATTTTCCAGCGGCTCTACTATCTGCCGATCATTCTGGCTGCCCTCTGGTTCGGTTTACGTGGTGGATTGCTCTGCTCGATTGTTGTCAGCGTCGCCTATGCCCCCCATATTCTTTTCCAGTGGGGTGGACAGATGACCATGGAGATGGAGAAATACCTTGAAATCCTGCTGTACAATATTGTTGGCGGGGTAACTGGCCTGCTGTCTCAATGGGAGCGCGAACGTACGGTAGAACTCCAGAAAACCGCACGGGGCCTTGAAGAATCCTACCAGAAACTGCGCCATCAATCGGAGCGGATCATCGCAATTGAAGAACAGTTGAGGCGGTCTGAGAAACTATCCACTCTGGGAGAGATGGCAGCGGTATTGGCTCATGAAATACGTAATCCACTTGGCTCCATTCGAGGAACCGCAGAAATTCTGAAAGACGACTACAAGCCTGAGAACCCCAAGTATGAGTTCATCGAAATCCAGATCAGGGAAACCGAGCGCCTGAATCGGGTTGTGGAGGACTTTCTGCATATGGCACGCCCGCAACCGACTGACATGCAGTCATGTCAGGTCCTGGACGAACTGGAAATGATTTCAACCCTGCTTTTGAGCGGTGCCCGGGAGCGGCAGATCACACTCGAACTGAAATCGCCACCTTTTCCAGTTACAATCCAAGCCGATGGGGATAAGCTTCGCCAAGCTTTTCTGAATATCATCATCAACGCATTACAGGCTACACCAATCGGCGGCAGGGTACTCATTTCCACAACGGTGCACGCGTCAACAACCTGTGAAATTCAATTTCATGATACCGGGCCAGGAATGGATGCTGCGACGATGGAGAGGATGTTTGAGCCATTTTTTACCACCAAGCCGGGCGGAACCGGTTTGGGGCTGGTTATCACCAAAAAAATTATTGAAACCCATGGCGGCACATTGATGGTGGAAAGCGAGGTCGGTAAGGGGACGACCGTCATCGTCAAATTGCCGATGCAGACTGCGGCAAATGGAGGAATGCCTTGA
- a CDS encoding sigma-54-dependent transcriptional regulator, whose amino-acid sequence MKAKILIIDDDTSLRRVLEYNLQEEDYEVHAASSGEEGLYLFGQFRPNLVITDMKMSGMDGLMVLKSIKERSPETLVIIITAFGTVDVAVEAMKTGAYDYITKPFNRDALKLTVKKALQFSGLAEENKRLKSELSDKADFRTIVGSSKEMEKVFEVIRKVADTEAAVLITGESGTGKELVARSIHANSSRRDAPFIAINCAAIPRELMESELFGHVRGAFTGAVRDKTGKFQLADGGTLFLDEVGDLPVELQPKLLRALQEKDVEPVGSTKVQKLDVRIISATNLKIDKAMTDGTFREDLYYRLSVIPIHLPPLRARRTDIPILIKYFCGKHDSDKITFDKDALEALVMYPWPGNVRELENTVERLLIMRDSAVISLNDLPEKFLENSTPGSAIVKLPDEGYPLEQLEREVVVEALERNAWNQTAAARFLRIPRHTLIYRLEKYGIVPPNK is encoded by the coding sequence TTGAAAGCGAAGATTCTTATAATTGATGATGACACGTCATTGCGGCGGGTACTTGAATATAACCTCCAGGAAGAGGACTACGAGGTTCATGCCGCCTCCTCGGGGGAGGAAGGCTTGTATCTGTTCGGCCAGTTCCGGCCCAATCTGGTCATCACCGACATGAAAATGTCCGGCATGGATGGACTGATGGTACTCAAGTCCATCAAGGAACGCTCCCCGGAGACACTGGTGATCATTATAACCGCCTTCGGAACTGTTGATGTAGCCGTGGAAGCCATGAAGACCGGAGCATACGACTACATCACCAAACCGTTCAACAGGGATGCACTCAAGCTGACGGTCAAAAAGGCGCTCCAGTTCAGCGGGCTGGCTGAAGAGAATAAACGTTTGAAGAGTGAGTTGTCGGATAAAGCGGATTTCCGCACAATCGTTGGGTCATCCAAAGAGATGGAGAAAGTCTTTGAGGTAATCCGCAAGGTGGCTGACACCGAGGCCGCGGTATTGATCACCGGTGAATCAGGCACGGGGAAAGAGCTGGTCGCTCGCTCCATTCATGCCAACAGTTCCCGGCGGGACGCTCCGTTCATTGCCATCAATTGCGCCGCCATCCCACGCGAATTAATGGAAAGCGAACTTTTTGGCCATGTCAGGGGGGCGTTTACCGGTGCCGTCCGGGACAAAACCGGCAAGTTCCAGCTGGCCGACGGTGGGACGCTCTTTCTGGACGAGGTTGGCGATCTGCCGGTGGAACTTCAGCCCAAGCTGCTCAGGGCGCTGCAGGAAAAGGACGTGGAGCCCGTGGGAAGCACGAAGGTCCAGAAACTTGATGTCCGCATCATATCCGCCACCAACCTGAAAATAGACAAGGCGATGACTGACGGCACGTTTCGAGAAGACCTCTATTACCGGTTATCGGTGATTCCAATTCACTTGCCTCCACTTCGCGCAAGGCGCACGGATATCCCGATTCTTATCAAATATTTCTGCGGCAAACATGATAGCGACAAAATAACCTTTGATAAGGATGCCCTTGAAGCACTGGTCATGTACCCCTGGCCGGGAAACGTACGAGAGCTGGAAAACACCGTCGAACGGCTGCTCATAATGCGAGACAGTGCCGTTATCAGCCTCAATGATCTGCCGGAGAAATTTTTGGAGAATAGCACACCGGGGAGTGCGATCGTTAAACTGCCTGACGAAGGATACCCTCTTGAACAGCTGGAGCGGGAGGTTGTGGTTGAGGCTTTGGAGCGCAACGCATGGAACCAAACCGCCGCTGCCCGTTTTTTAAGGATTCCCCGCCATACGCTCATCTACCGCCTTGAAAAATATGGCATTGTGCCGCCGAATAAATAA